Proteins found in one bacterium genomic segment:
- the argF gene encoding ornithine carbamoyltransferase, which yields MKRDFISIDDLNAKEVKDILAGAKVLKHMTTWGDNRKPLEGKSVALIFRKPSLRTRVSFDVGIYQFGGHPIVISDAEIGMGKRESVHDIAKVLSRYVSLIVIRTFDQPEVQELAKYADMPVINALTNLLHPCQIMGDALTIMEHHGSIDGIKIAYVGDGNNIVNSWLNLSKKIKIDLRIGTSTNTHPDTNILAGAQTAGLSKITLTHDPLEAVNGADVIYTDVWASMGEKEKATEKASQLGNFQINAELLKHASPHAIVLHCLPAERGKEITDEVIDGPQSVVFDQAENRLHIQKAIMQFLTTGLV from the coding sequence ATGAAACGCGATTTTATCTCAATCGACGATCTAAACGCCAAAGAAGTTAAAGACATCCTTGCCGGTGCAAAAGTTCTAAAGCATATGACAACTTGGGGTGATAATAGAAAGCCACTCGAAGGAAAATCAGTTGCACTGATATTCCGCAAACCAAGCCTCAGAACAAGAGTAAGTTTCGATGTTGGCATATATCAATTTGGTGGCCACCCAATAGTTATTTCCGATGCGGAAATCGGGATGGGAAAAAGAGAATCGGTCCATGATATCGCAAAAGTATTATCGCGTTATGTTTCACTTATAGTTATTCGCACTTTCGACCAACCCGAAGTCCAAGAATTAGCAAAATATGCCGATATGCCTGTTATCAATGCACTCACTAATCTACTTCATCCTTGCCAAATTATGGGTGATGCCCTTACTATAATGGAACATCATGGCTCTATCGACGGAATTAAAATAGCATATGTTGGTGATGGGAATAATATTGTAAACAGTTGGTTGAATTTATCAAAAAAAATCAAGATCGATCTTCGGATTGGAACCTCCACAAATACCCATCCAGATACCAACATTCTGGCTGGCGCACAAACTGCAGGATTGAGCAAAATAACACTTACACATGATCCATTAGAAGCGGTTAACGGTGCCGACGTTATATATACAGATGTTTGGGCAAGCATGGGTGAAAAAGAAAAGGCCACTGAGAAAGCTTCACAACTCGGCAATTTCCAGATTAACGCGGAATTACTCAAACATGCTTCACCGCATGCTATTGTTCTTCACTGCTTGCCTGCCGAAAGAGGCAAAGAGATTACCGATGAGGTTATAGACGGACCGCAAAGTGTAGTTTTCGATCAAGCAGAAAACAGACTTCATATTCAAAAAGCCATAATGCAGTTCTTGACTACCGGATTAGTGTAA
- a CDS encoding YifB family Mg chelatase-like AAA ATPase, with product MFSRIITAALYGIDAYRVDVETDVSAKLPSFNVVGLPDSAVRESRERVTSAIKNAGFPFPQGKITLNLAPADIKKEGSSFDLPIALGLLRAIGVVTGDYINGFFVVGELGLDGSVAPIKGMLPITILAKKEKADGIIVPIRNAREAAIAQGPPVYPVSSLKEAVDFICGNLDIAPFKSSVQDIFKTAGAYTADFSDVRGQNHVKRALEVAAAGGHNVLMIGPPGSGKTMLARRFPSILPPLSIEEALDATKIHSVAGTLPGETALVATRPFRAPHHTISDAGLIGGGAYPRPGEVSLAHHGVLFLDELPEFKKNVLEVMRQPMEDGYVTIGRAAITLTFPSQFTLVSAMNPCPCGYFGDPYHECTCTPSQIQNYVGRISGPLLDRIDIHIEVPAVKYNELSGPSSGDHSDTIRERVSQSRLHQQKRFTDVPGVFCNAHMNTKLIRAFCQLDEPSEALLKMAITKLGLSARAYDRILKLSRTIADLEDSPEIAPHHVSEAIQYRSLDRKYWHGS from the coding sequence ATGTTTTCTCGCATCATAACAGCTGCACTTTATGGAATTGATGCATACCGTGTCGATGTCGAAACGGATGTTTCAGCTAAATTACCATCGTTTAATGTAGTAGGTTTACCAGATAGCGCTGTTAGGGAAAGCCGCGAAAGGGTTACGAGTGCTATCAAGAACGCTGGTTTTCCATTCCCCCAAGGTAAAATAACGCTTAACCTCGCTCCTGCCGATATTAAGAAGGAAGGTAGCTCTTTCGATTTGCCAATAGCACTGGGATTACTTCGCGCAATAGGTGTGGTTACCGGTGATTATATTAATGGCTTTTTTGTTGTAGGAGAGCTGGGTCTCGATGGTTCTGTGGCGCCAATAAAAGGGATGTTACCTATCACCATTTTGGCTAAGAAGGAAAAAGCCGATGGCATAATCGTTCCAATTAGAAATGCTAGAGAGGCGGCAATAGCACAGGGGCCGCCTGTATATCCTGTTTCTTCACTCAAAGAAGCCGTCGATTTTATCTGCGGAAATCTTGACATCGCACCATTCAAGTCCAGTGTTCAGGATATTTTTAAGACTGCAGGCGCATATACCGCAGACTTCAGCGATGTTCGTGGACAGAATCATGTTAAAAGAGCACTCGAGGTTGCAGCTGCGGGTGGACACAATGTGCTTATGATTGGACCTCCAGGCTCTGGTAAAACCATGTTAGCAAGAAGATTCCCTTCTATACTACCCCCGCTTTCCATCGAAGAGGCTCTCGATGCTACGAAGATACATTCTGTTGCCGGAACTCTTCCCGGAGAAACCGCACTCGTTGCGACACGGCCATTTAGGGCGCCTCACCACACTATATCGGATGCGGGCCTTATTGGAGGAGGAGCATACCCACGCCCCGGAGAAGTTTCACTTGCACACCATGGAGTTTTATTTTTGGATGAGCTTCCTGAGTTCAAAAAAAATGTTCTCGAGGTAATGCGTCAGCCCATGGAAGATGGTTATGTTACAATCGGAAGAGCGGCGATAACATTGACCTTCCCCTCTCAATTCACTCTTGTATCAGCGATGAATCCATGCCCTTGTGGGTATTTTGGCGACCCTTATCACGAATGCACTTGCACGCCTTCACAAATACAGAATTATGTTGGGAGAATATCTGGGCCACTTCTAGACAGAATAGATATTCATATTGAGGTTCCTGCCGTTAAATACAACGAACTTTCCGGCCCGAGTTCGGGCGATCATTCTGACACAATTCGAGAGAGAGTATCGCAAAGCAGGCTTCACCAGCAAAAGAGATTTACGGATGTTCCGGGGGTTTTTTGTAACGCTCACATGAACACAAAACTCATTAGAGCCTTCTGTCAACTCGATGAACCTTCAGAAGCGCTACTAAAAATGGCGATCACTAAACTTGGTCTTTCTGCTCGTGCATATGATAGGATTCTCAAGCTATCTCGGACTATCGCCGATTTAGAAGATTCCCCTGAAATTGCGCCACATCATGTTTCAGAAGCTATTCAATATAGAAGCCTCGACCGGAAATATTGGCACGGCTCATAA
- a CDS encoding 1-deoxy-D-xylulose-5-phosphate reductoisomerase has translation MKKITILGSAGSIGTQTLDIVSRLPERFEIYGLATLNEAEILAAQSKIFQPKVVAIADETAVKEYENLLGNYRPEILAGPKGVEELARRESADIVVNAIVGSAGLMPSMAAIRSGVRLCTANKESLVIAGQILMPLVREKGAELIPIDSEHSALLQASLAGAGKEIRRLIITASGGPFHGKEVDLDSVTVEEALKHPNWKMGPKITIDSATMMNKGLEVIEARWLFDIPPSQIDVLIHPQSIIHSIVEYVDGSQIAQASYPDMRLPIQYALTYPERTKSPIPILNLAELRKLTFEEPDYLKFPSLLLAYDALEAGGSSPCVLNAANEAAVKLFLEGKIRFSEIARIVNRALTKHNKSLELNIDGILELDREIRERTLRDFN, from the coding sequence ATGAAAAAAATAACAATACTAGGTTCGGCCGGGTCAATAGGAACTCAAACTTTGGATATCGTATCTCGACTTCCTGAGCGTTTCGAAATATATGGCCTTGCAACTTTGAATGAGGCAGAAATCCTTGCCGCCCAATCTAAAATTTTCCAACCCAAAGTTGTAGCAATAGCCGATGAAACCGCAGTTAAAGAGTATGAGAACCTATTAGGCAACTATCGGCCGGAGATACTCGCCGGACCGAAAGGTGTCGAAGAACTTGCAAGAAGGGAGTCAGCGGATATTGTCGTAAATGCTATTGTGGGATCCGCAGGATTGATGCCGTCTATGGCCGCTATACGCTCGGGGGTTCGCCTTTGCACTGCCAATAAGGAATCTCTCGTTATTGCAGGACAAATACTCATGCCTTTAGTTCGTGAGAAGGGCGCCGAGCTAATCCCTATTGACAGCGAGCATTCGGCTTTGCTTCAGGCCTCATTGGCTGGAGCAGGTAAAGAGATTCGGCGGCTCATTATTACAGCTTCAGGAGGGCCATTTCACGGGAAAGAGGTTGACCTCGATTCAGTTACTGTCGAGGAAGCCTTGAAACATCCGAATTGGAAAATGGGTCCAAAAATAACAATAGATTCAGCGACTATGATGAACAAGGGTCTCGAGGTAATCGAAGCAAGATGGCTTTTCGATATTCCTCCATCGCAAATTGATGTGCTTATCCATCCGCAAAGTATAATTCACAGTATTGTCGAATATGTTGATGGTTCACAAATAGCTCAAGCTAGCTACCCAGATATGAGGTTGCCGATTCAATATGCCCTCACATATCCCGAACGAACTAAATCCCCTATTCCGATATTAAACCTTGCCGAATTGCGCAAATTAACCTTCGAAGAGCCGGACTATTTAAAATTTCCTTCGCTGCTTCTTGCCTATGATGCGCTTGAGGCTGGTGGTTCTTCTCCATGTGTTCTAAATGCTGCTAACGAAGCTGCTGTTAAATTATTTTTGGAGGGCAAAATTCGCTTTTCAGAAATCGCACGCATTGTTAACCGCGCCTTGACCAAACACAATAAATCTTTAGAACTCAATATCGATGGTATTTTGGAGCTTGATCGAGAGATTCGAGAGAGAACCTTAAGAGACTTCAATTGA
- a CDS encoding thermonuclease family protein gives MIRKIYFILILASALTSIQCDRAAGSDPPSSNGGNDDSTTYLIVDVKDGDTIELDNAETIRLVGIDTPEMNYGSTPEPCAVEATEYTETSALGKRCYLVYNIPVGDSLDIYGRTLAFVHILPGSTCLNIEICRAGWSEDWDSFPVRSDYELQFEQAETEAMNADRGIWDTTNNCD, from the coding sequence ATGATTAGGAAAATTTATTTCATATTAATATTGGCGTCTGCTTTAACCTCTATACAATGTGACCGAGCAGCAGGTTCTGATCCTCCATCAAGCAATGGTGGTAATGATGATTCCACAACCTACCTTATCGTCGACGTCAAAGATGGAGATACCATCGAGCTAGACAATGCCGAGACTATTCGTCTTGTGGGTATCGACACTCCTGAGATGAACTATGGTAGCACGCCAGAACCTTGTGCTGTTGAAGCGACAGAATATACCGAGACTTCTGCGCTGGGGAAACGATGTTATCTAGTGTATAATATCCCTGTTGGTGATTCACTAGATATTTATGGCCGAACTCTCGCCTTCGTTCATATTCTGCCTGGTAGCACTTGTCTTAATATCGAGATATGCAGAGCTGGCTGGAGCGAGGACTGGGATAGCTTTCCGGTGCGAAGTGATTATGAATTGCAGTTTGAACAGGCTGAAACCGAGGCTATGAACGCAGATAGAGGTATATGGGATACAACAAATAACTGCGACTGA
- the deoC gene encoding deoxyribose-phosphate aldolase, translated as MARRDHCRFVKNPRDLAPLIDHTLLKPVATKQDIIRLCEEAAKYGFASVCVNPYWVPLAAENLENSSTLVCTVIGFPLGSNMSIVKAEETRICIESGANEIDMVINIGQVKAHNWREVFQDIAQVVETAENILVKVILETSLLTEEEIVQASTVSLSAGASYIKTSTGFASGGATVEAISLMSQTIGDEIGIKASGGIGDFEKALSMVRAGATRIGSSRSIKIIGE; from the coding sequence ATGGCAAGACGTGACCATTGTAGATTCGTTAAAAATCCCCGTGATCTCGCACCACTTATAGACCATACGCTATTAAAACCTGTGGCTACAAAGCAAGATATAATTAGGCTTTGCGAAGAGGCTGCTAAATACGGTTTTGCCAGCGTATGCGTCAATCCCTACTGGGTGCCATTAGCTGCTGAGAATCTAGAAAATTCATCTACACTAGTTTGCACAGTAATAGGTTTTCCTCTTGGTTCTAATATGTCGATAGTTAAGGCCGAGGAAACTCGTATATGTATCGAGTCTGGAGCAAATGAAATCGATATGGTAATCAATATCGGGCAGGTGAAAGCGCACAACTGGCGCGAGGTATTCCAGGACATCGCGCAGGTTGTCGAGACAGCCGAAAATATACTCGTTAAAGTTATACTCGAAACATCGCTCCTCACCGAAGAAGAAATCGTTCAAGCCAGCACCGTTTCTTTGTCTGCGGGCGCTTCGTATATTAAAACTAGCACAGGCTTTGCCAGTGGTGGTGCCACAGTTGAGGCTATTTCGCTTATGTCCCAAACCATAGGAGATGAGATTGGCATTAAAGCCTCCGGTGGTATTGGCGATTTTGAGAAAGCTCTTTCTATGGTCCGCGCAGGGGCTACGCGAATCGGTTCGAGCCGCTCGATTAAAATCATAGGAGAGTGA
- a CDS encoding 23S rRNA (pseudouridine(1915)-N(3))-methyltransferase RlmH — protein sequence MKLKIIIVGKPDEQVASLIAHYSKRIGYYAQFKIVSVKQGKHLPPEATIELESKRLLEKVEAKDFIVALSEEGRKLDSIEFAKKLSNIELDARNVVFLIGGAYGLSVSLKSRADLILSLSKMTFQHDIALTVLSEQVYRAMTILRGEEYHK from the coding sequence GTGAAGCTCAAAATCATCATAGTTGGCAAACCGGATGAGCAGGTGGCTAGCCTTATTGCGCATTACTCAAAAAGAATTGGCTATTACGCACAATTTAAAATTGTGTCCGTTAAACAGGGGAAACACCTTCCTCCTGAAGCCACGATTGAACTCGAATCAAAAAGACTGCTTGAAAAAGTCGAGGCGAAAGATTTCATTGTCGCACTTTCTGAAGAAGGCCGTAAATTAGATTCAATTGAATTCGCTAAAAAATTATCCAATATAGAATTAGACGCTCGCAATGTAGTGTTTCTTATTGGTGGTGCTTATGGCCTCTCGGTTTCACTTAAATCCCGCGCAGACCTGATATTGTCTTTATCAAAAATGACATTCCAGCATGATATAGCTTTAACTGTTCTCTCCGAACAAGTTTACCGCGCGATGACCATCCTTCGAGGGGAAGAATATCACAAGTAG
- a CDS encoding ABC transporter ATP-binding protein translates to MNNDNPMIKIIGVSKKYIKTLAVDKLDLTINRGEFFGFLGPNGAGKTTTIKMITGLSKPTDGSVFIKEINIQERPEEAKKNMGYVPDSPYIYDKLTGHEFLNLVGGLYDMPKELVESRIEWLFDLFGIEGWGDDYAGEYSHGMRQKIVMASALLHDPELIVIDEPMVGLDPQSQRLVKDILLKLVERGTTIFMSTHTLSVAAELCSRIGLISNGKLIETISGISVEDLEARILEMTGGERAVFFPEDR, encoded by the coding sequence TTGAACAACGATAATCCCATGATCAAAATCATTGGTGTTTCTAAAAAGTATATTAAAACACTGGCGGTTGATAAGCTCGATCTAACCATAAATAGAGGCGAGTTTTTCGGTTTTCTTGGCCCTAATGGTGCCGGCAAAACGACTACTATCAAGATGATCACCGGTCTTTCAAAGCCCACTGATGGTAGTGTTTTTATTAAAGAAATTAACATCCAGGAGAGACCCGAAGAAGCAAAAAAGAATATGGGTTATGTCCCCGACTCTCCATATATCTATGATAAACTTACCGGCCATGAGTTTCTCAATCTTGTTGGGGGTTTATACGATATGCCTAAAGAGCTTGTTGAAAGCCGTATCGAGTGGCTTTTTGATCTATTCGGTATCGAGGGATGGGGAGATGATTACGCGGGGGAATATTCCCATGGTATGAGGCAAAAAATAGTTATGGCATCAGCGCTTCTTCACGACCCTGAACTTATTGTTATCGATGAGCCTATGGTTGGTCTCGATCCGCAATCACAAAGGCTGGTGAAAGATATTTTACTGAAACTCGTCGAGCGCGGAACCACAATATTCATGAGCACTCATACTTTGAGTGTTGCAGCAGAATTATGCTCGCGGATCGGCCTTATTTCAAATGGAAAGTTGATTGAAACCATTTCAGGAATCTCAGTGGAGGACCTAGAGGCTCGCATTTTAGAAATGACCGGTGGAGAAAGGGCAGTATTTTTCCCAGAGGACAGATAG
- a CDS encoding transglutaminase domain-containing protein, translating to MQLTDCICVRVCDGYNIYMSNERGHLWRRIKPYVMGFILLWWGTMVFFLVKRNIVPRVSDLPDFNVVEMGELISEDYYSVTFKGKKIGYNSVIKRKLPSGLLYQETSYYNLTIGGISQEITTEGLITVDDSLRAKVLTFHFSGGGYETNINAIVREDQLLVEINTPSGSRNIKLPFDGEIYTSSVIPELIKRRGFESGRFELPSFDPITANSRSYKVDVIGRDRLRRFGDRDVWEVRLFYGPLTTGLWIDSTGVLLMEKTAEGFMSVRENKEKALKFDLRQSADIDFLSEFAVSLGGSVIERPRDAVRLVIKIKNLQTELFNLNDFNQRWDPDSQTLVIDSRGFDDSLSFVVLSEDTLASLDIQCNDRRIISAAEKITRDSKTDFDKVKAINTYLFKKIDKNLTASIPNAVEVLQKMRGDCNEHTILFVALARAIGIPARMNVGLLYLDGYFYYHAWPQAYIDSAWHTFDPTLGQSPTDAAHIKLTSGNLDQMLALLRFGDARLSFIDVEYEGEEIEQR from the coding sequence ATGCAATTAACAGATTGCATTTGCGTTAGAGTTTGCGATGGATATAATATTTACATGTCGAATGAAAGAGGACATCTTTGGAGGAGAATAAAGCCCTATGTTATGGGTTTTATATTGTTATGGTGGGGCACAATGGTTTTTTTCCTTGTAAAACGTAACATTGTTCCCAGGGTCTCCGATTTGCCGGATTTTAATGTAGTCGAGATGGGAGAATTAATTTCCGAAGATTACTATTCTGTAACTTTCAAGGGCAAGAAAATTGGTTATAATAGTGTTATTAAGCGGAAGCTTCCCAGCGGACTTCTTTATCAGGAGACAAGTTATTATAACCTCACTATCGGGGGGATTTCTCAAGAGATCACAACCGAGGGGCTAATAACTGTAGATGATAGTTTGCGCGCGAAGGTTTTGACATTTCATTTTAGTGGTGGTGGTTACGAAACTAATATTAATGCAATTGTTCGGGAAGACCAACTTCTCGTTGAGATCAACACGCCTTCTGGAAGCCGCAACATTAAACTACCTTTTGATGGTGAAATATATACATCGTCAGTGATACCGGAATTAATAAAGAGACGTGGATTTGAGAGCGGGAGATTTGAGTTGCCTAGCTTCGATCCTATAACCGCCAATTCAAGATCATATAAAGTCGATGTAATAGGCAGGGACCGTTTAAGGCGTTTTGGCGACCGGGATGTCTGGGAGGTTCGCTTATTCTATGGCCCTTTAACCACAGGTTTATGGATTGACTCGACAGGGGTGCTTCTTATGGAGAAGACTGCGGAGGGCTTCATGTCGGTCAGGGAGAACAAAGAAAAGGCGCTCAAGTTCGACCTTCGTCAATCGGCCGATATCGATTTTCTTTCTGAGTTTGCGGTATCTCTTGGAGGTTCGGTCATTGAAAGACCGCGCGATGCTGTGCGTCTGGTTATAAAAATAAAAAATCTTCAAACCGAACTTTTTAACCTAAATGATTTTAACCAGAGATGGGATCCTGACAGCCAGACACTTGTCATCGATTCACGCGGATTCGATGATTCACTTTCCTTTGTTGTGTTAAGTGAAGATACATTGGCCTCGCTGGATATCCAATGTAATGATCGAAGGATAATTTCAGCAGCAGAGAAAATAACGAGGGATTCGAAAACGGATTTTGATAAAGTCAAGGCGATCAACACATATCTTTTTAAAAAGATTGATAAGAACCTCACTGCTTCTATCCCAAACGCCGTGGAAGTTTTACAAAAAATGCGTGGAGATTGCAACGAACACACTATTTTATTTGTCGCTTTAGCAAGAGCGATAGGTATTCCAGCTCGTATGAATGTCGGGCTTCTCTATCTCGATGGATATTTTTATTATCATGCATGGCCGCAGGCTTATATCGACAGCGCATGGCACACATTCGATCCAACCCTTGGACAGAGCCCCACCGATGCTGCTCATATTAAGCTTACTTCTGGGAATCTCGACCAGATGCTTGCCCTTCTCAGGTTTGGTGATGCACGCCTTTCTTTTATCGATGTCGAATATGAAGGAGAAGAAATTGAACAACGATAA
- a CDS encoding DUF2007 domain-containing protein, which yields MNNMEPETVILDVTLRSLGEMIKEILQNEGIEAHLIGTSFLSTAYLCDAGLIKPDGVGWRVVVPTEQAKHAREIIKQLEDIGELSFDENSVIDED from the coding sequence ATGAATAATATGGAACCTGAAACGGTTATACTCGATGTTACCTTACGCTCGCTTGGTGAAATGATAAAAGAGATACTTCAAAATGAGGGCATTGAGGCTCATCTTATTGGAACAAGTTTCCTCAGCACCGCTTACCTTTGCGATGCTGGTTTGATCAAACCCGATGGTGTTGGTTGGAGGGTAGTCGTGCCTACAGAACAAGCCAAGCATGCAAGAGAGATCATTAAACAACTTGAAGACATAGGCGAACTATCTTTTGACGAAAATTCGGTTATCGATGAAGATTAA
- the ribD gene encoding bifunctional diaminohydroxyphosphoribosylaminopyrimidine deaminase/5-amino-6-(5-phosphoribosylamino)uracil reductase RibD, with protein MNSYVKKDELYMRIAIGLGARGKGSTFPNPPVGAILVKDSRIIGKGWHRYRGEPHAEINAIEDARSNKNNTEGATLYVTLEPCCHYGTTPPCTEAILKAGITRVVVSCRDDFDERVCGMGIAILREEGISVDEGVLADEGMELIDHYRVQRTERRAFLTLKWAQSIDGMIATATGHSQWISGAKALKFGHILRTHHGSVAVGANTVTMDNPHLNIRSVESHHKPARIILVGGRELASSLNVFSNDSTRVLVIRDGEYVGDEILPEFVETLFVPRGKFFWKNLLTSLYERGVGSVLLEGGGKVITSALKAKAADKIFIAIAPIFIGAGISAIGDIGTKDLNEALKLGKVKYRNLDDDIIISGYSKRD; from the coding sequence GTGAATTCTTATGTAAAAAAAGATGAACTTTATATGCGAATAGCCATCGGGCTCGGGGCACGTGGTAAAGGTTCTACCTTTCCAAATCCGCCTGTTGGAGCGATTTTGGTCAAGGACAGTCGGATTATCGGCAAAGGATGGCATAGATATAGAGGCGAGCCGCATGCCGAGATAAATGCTATCGAGGATGCACGCTCTAATAAGAATAATACTGAAGGTGCAACTCTTTATGTAACGCTTGAACCATGTTGTCATTATGGAACAACTCCTCCATGCACAGAGGCAATCTTGAAGGCCGGTATTACCCGTGTTGTCGTTTCTTGCAGAGACGATTTCGACGAACGGGTGTGCGGTATGGGGATTGCCATACTTCGTGAAGAGGGTATTTCGGTCGATGAGGGTGTTCTTGCAGATGAGGGTATGGAGCTTATCGATCATTATCGCGTTCAACGGACCGAAAGACGAGCTTTTCTCACCTTGAAATGGGCTCAAAGTATCGATGGCATGATAGCTACGGCAACAGGTCATTCTCAATGGATATCGGGTGCTAAGGCTTTGAAATTTGGGCATATTCTGCGGACGCATCATGGATCGGTGGCGGTGGGCGCGAATACAGTTACAATGGACAATCCACATCTAAATATTAGATCGGTGGAATCTCATCATAAACCCGCAAGGATAATACTTGTTGGTGGAAGAGAGTTAGCGAGTTCGTTAAATGTCTTTTCCAATGATAGCACTAGGGTATTAGTTATTAGGGATGGAGAATATGTTGGCGATGAGATTCTTCCAGAATTTGTAGAAACACTCTTTGTCCCTCGTGGAAAGTTTTTTTGGAAGAATCTGCTGACTAGCTTGTATGAAAGAGGTGTCGGTTCAGTTTTGCTTGAAGGCGGCGGAAAAGTAATCACGTCAGCACTTAAGGCAAAGGCAGCCGATAAGATATTTATTGCTATTGCTCCGATCTTCATCGGAGCTGGTATCAGTGCAATCGGAGATATTGGAACAAAAGACCTAAATGAAGCTTTGAAACTCGGAAAAGTGAAATACAGAAATCTCGATGATGATATTATAATTTCTGGGTACTCCAAGCGGGATTGA
- a CDS encoding HypC/HybG/HupF family hydrogenase formation chaperone, with translation MCLAYPGKIVSIDGENGEVDFGGFTKKVNLMLMSESKIGDFVLVHAGFAIGTTTEGDAIDTLDALHKVDNALNIGNPK, from the coding sequence ATGTGCCTCGCATATCCCGGGAAAATAGTTTCTATCGACGGCGAAAATGGAGAGGTCGATTTTGGCGGGTTTACAAAAAAGGTGAATCTTATGCTTATGTCCGAGTCTAAAATAGGTGATTTCGTCCTCGTTCATGCTGGGTTTGCAATAGGCACCACGACCGAAGGGGACGCCATCGATACTCTCGACGCTCTACATAAGGTCGATAATGCCTTGAATATCGGCAATCCTAAATAG